A genome region from Hymenobacter tibetensis includes the following:
- the scpA gene encoding methylmalonyl-CoA mutase, whose product MKPDFSRIAYNAAPLPETPVAEAAVTTPEGIQLKSHYTAEDVASFEHLGFGAGQAPYLRGPYPTMYVQNPWTVRQYAGFSTAEESNAFYRRNLAGGQKGLSVAFDLATHRGYDSDHPRVVGDVGKAGVAIDSVEDMKILFDQIPLDQMSVSMTMNGAVLPIMAFYIVAAEEQGVTPDKLAGTIQNDILKEFMVRNTYIYPPQPSMRIIADIFAYTAQNMPKFNSISISGYHMQEAGATADLELAYTLADGLEYVRAGLAAGMTIDQFAPRLSFFWAIGMNHFMEIAKLRAGRLLWAKLLKQFEPQNPKSLALRTHCQTSGYSLTEQDPFNNVARTAIEALAAALGGTQSLHTNALDEAIALPTDFSARIARNTQLYLQHETDITRVVDPWGGSYYVETLTHELANKAWALIQEVEELGGMAKAIETGLPKLRIEEASARKQARIDSGKEVIVGVNRYRLTPEQQAQETQIEILDIDNAAVRESQIARLNTMKAERDNAAVQQALTALTEAARSGNDNLLALAVQAARLRATLGEISDALEAVYGRHQATIRTVSGVYSQEMDYDAEFAKARQAADDFAAKEGRRPRMMVAKMGQDGHDRGSKIIATSFADVGFDVDIAPLFQTPDEVARQAAENDVHVVGVSSLAAGHKTLIPQLIQELQQLGREDILVIAGGVIPAQDYDFLYNAGVAGVYGPGTVIAVAAQEILEKLENN is encoded by the coding sequence ATGAAACCCGACTTCTCCCGCATTGCTTATAACGCCGCCCCGCTACCTGAAACACCTGTGGCAGAGGCTGCCGTCACGACCCCGGAAGGTATCCAACTCAAGAGCCACTACACGGCCGAGGACGTAGCGAGCTTCGAGCACCTCGGGTTTGGTGCGGGGCAGGCGCCCTACCTACGGGGCCCCTACCCGACTATGTATGTGCAGAACCCCTGGACCGTGCGGCAGTATGCGGGCTTCAGCACGGCCGAGGAAAGCAACGCCTTCTACCGCCGCAACCTCGCGGGTGGGCAGAAAGGCCTGTCGGTGGCGTTTGACTTAGCCACGCACCGCGGCTACGATTCCGACCATCCGCGGGTGGTAGGCGACGTAGGCAAGGCCGGCGTGGCTATTGATTCGGTGGAGGACATGAAGATTCTCTTCGACCAGATTCCGCTGGACCAGATGTCGGTGAGCATGACCATGAACGGAGCGGTGCTGCCCATTATGGCCTTTTATATAGTGGCGGCCGAGGAGCAGGGCGTGACGCCGGACAAGCTGGCGGGTACCATTCAGAACGATATTCTGAAGGAGTTCATGGTGCGCAACACCTACATCTACCCGCCGCAGCCCAGCATGCGCATCATTGCCGACATCTTCGCCTACACGGCGCAGAACATGCCCAAGTTCAACTCCATCAGCATCAGCGGCTACCACATGCAGGAAGCCGGCGCCACCGCCGACCTGGAGCTGGCCTACACCCTGGCCGATGGCCTGGAGTACGTGCGTGCGGGCTTGGCGGCAGGCATGACCATCGACCAGTTTGCGCCGCGGCTGTCGTTTTTCTGGGCCATTGGCATGAACCACTTCATGGAAATTGCCAAGCTCCGGGCCGGTCGGTTGCTGTGGGCCAAGCTGCTGAAGCAGTTCGAGCCGCAGAACCCCAAGAGCTTGGCGCTGCGCACCCACTGCCAGACCTCGGGCTACTCGCTCACCGAGCAGGACCCGTTCAACAACGTGGCTCGCACCGCCATTGAGGCACTGGCCGCCGCGCTGGGTGGCACCCAAAGCCTGCACACCAACGCCCTCGACGAGGCCATTGCCCTGCCCACCGACTTCTCGGCCCGCATAGCCCGCAACACCCAGCTTTACCTTCAGCACGAAACCGACATCACCCGCGTAGTGGACCCCTGGGGCGGCTCCTACTACGTGGAAACCCTCACCCACGAGCTGGCTAACAAAGCCTGGGCGCTGATTCAGGAAGTGGAAGAACTGGGCGGCATGGCCAAGGCTATTGAAACCGGCCTGCCTAAGCTGCGCATCGAGGAAGCCTCGGCTCGCAAGCAGGCCCGCATCGACTCGGGCAAGGAGGTGATTGTAGGCGTGAACCGCTACCGCCTCACTCCGGAGCAGCAGGCCCAGGAAACGCAAATCGAAATCCTCGACATCGACAACGCCGCCGTGCGGGAGTCGCAGATTGCGCGCCTCAACACCATGAAAGCGGAGCGCGACAACGCCGCCGTGCAGCAGGCCCTAACCGCCCTGACGGAAGCCGCCCGCTCCGGCAACGACAACCTCCTGGCCCTAGCCGTGCAAGCCGCCCGCTTGCGCGCGACCCTCGGCGAAATTTCGGATGCGCTGGAAGCGGTGTACGGCCGCCACCAAGCCACTATCCGCACGGTATCGGGCGTTTACTCGCAGGAAATGGACTACGACGCTGAATTTGCTAAAGCCCGCCAAGCGGCCGACGACTTTGCCGCCAAAGAAGGCCGCCGCCCCCGCATGATGGTGGCCAAGATGGGCCAGGACGGCCACGACCGGGGCTCGAAAATCATTGCCACTTCCTTCGCCGACGTGGGCTTCGACGTAGACATTGCTCCCCTCTTCCAAACCCCCGACGAGGTAGCCCGCCAAGCCGCCGAAAACGACGTGCACGTAGTGGGCGTGAGCAGCCTCGCTGCCGGCCACAAAACCCTGATTCCGCAGCTCATCCAGGAGCTACAGCAGCTCGGCCGCGAAGACATCCTCGTCATTGCCGGCGGCGTCATCCCTGCTCAGGATTACGACTTTCTGTACAACGCTGGTGTAGCCGGGGTGTATGGCCCGGGAACTGTCATTGCCGTAGCGGCGCAGGAGATATTGGAGAAGCTCGAAAATAATTGA
- a CDS encoding GH3 family domain-containing protein, with protein sequence MGLKSALSRPLAAFVTSRYQKWQQDPIGTQQRVLRTIVAKASGTAFGQDHDFNAIQSGQDLARQVPVRDYEGLASYFERVKHGEADVLWPGKPLYLAKTSGTTSGAKYIPLTEDSIPNHINGARDALLHYVRRTGKSAFLDGKLIFLSGSPELEEVSGIPTGRLSGIVNHHVPAYLRRNQLPSYTTNIIDDWETKLARIVDETLTAPMTLISGIPPWVQMYFDHVVARTGRPVGEVFPAFNLFVYGGVNFEPYRKKLFDTIGRPVDSIELFPASEGFLAFQDEPGNPGLLLLLDAGIYYEFIPAERFFEPNPPRLSLAEVELDQQYALVLNSNAGLWGYSLGDTVRFTEKYPFRVVVSGRIKHFLSAFGEHVIGEEVEQTLREAMQQHPEAEVVEFTVAPQVSNDPAVPSRHEWLIEFARPPHDVAAFAAALEAGLRHRNVYYDDLLTGNILAPLQLTALPAGAFQRYMKSLGKLGGQNKVPRLSNDRNVADGLTSAASV encoded by the coding sequence ATGGGTCTGAAATCCGCCTTGAGCCGCCCGTTGGCTGCTTTCGTAACCAGCCGGTACCAAAAATGGCAGCAGGACCCCATTGGTACGCAGCAACGCGTACTGCGCACTATTGTGGCAAAGGCCAGTGGTACCGCTTTCGGCCAAGACCATGACTTCAACGCTATCCAATCGGGGCAGGACCTAGCCCGGCAGGTTCCCGTGCGCGATTACGAAGGGCTGGCTTCGTATTTCGAGCGGGTGAAACACGGGGAAGCCGATGTGCTGTGGCCTGGTAAGCCGCTGTATTTGGCCAAAACCAGTGGTACCACGTCGGGCGCTAAATACATTCCGCTGACTGAAGACAGCATCCCCAACCACATCAACGGTGCCCGCGACGCCCTCTTGCATTACGTGCGCCGGACTGGCAAAAGCGCTTTCTTGGATGGGAAGCTGATTTTCCTGTCGGGAAGTCCAGAGCTGGAAGAAGTAAGCGGCATTCCAACGGGCCGGCTCTCAGGCATTGTCAATCACCACGTGCCAGCCTATTTGCGCCGTAATCAGCTGCCGAGCTACACCACCAACATTATTGATGATTGGGAAACCAAGCTCGCGCGCATCGTCGACGAAACCCTGACGGCTCCCATGACCTTGATTTCAGGAATTCCGCCCTGGGTGCAGATGTACTTCGACCACGTGGTGGCGCGTACGGGTCGGCCGGTAGGAGAGGTGTTTCCTGCTTTCAACCTGTTCGTTTATGGGGGCGTTAATTTTGAGCCCTACCGCAAGAAACTGTTCGACACCATCGGAAGGCCCGTTGACAGTATCGAGCTTTTTCCGGCTTCCGAGGGCTTTCTGGCTTTTCAAGATGAGCCTGGCAACCCTGGGTTGCTGCTTCTGCTTGACGCAGGCATCTACTACGAATTCATTCCGGCCGAACGGTTTTTCGAGCCTAATCCGCCCCGTCTCTCCTTGGCCGAAGTGGAGCTAGATCAGCAGTATGCATTAGTGTTAAACTCCAACGCGGGCCTGTGGGGCTACAGCCTCGGTGATACGGTGCGGTTCACTGAAAAATATCCGTTTAGGGTGGTGGTGAGCGGCCGTATCAAACATTTCCTGTCAGCGTTCGGTGAGCACGTCATTGGGGAGGAGGTAGAGCAAACCCTACGCGAAGCCATGCAGCAACACCCGGAAGCGGAAGTGGTGGAGTTCACTGTGGCACCTCAGGTAAGCAACGACCCCGCGGTGCCGTCTCGCCACGAGTGGCTTATCGAGTTTGCGCGCCCACCCCACGACGTAGCTGCTTTTGCCGCGGCCCTGGAAGCCGGCCTACGCCACCGCAACGTTTACTACGACGACTTGCTGACCGGTAACATCCTAGCTCCGCTGCAACTCACAGCACTGCCAGCTGGTGCGTTTCAGCGCTACATGAAAAGCCTGGGCAAACTCGGTGGCCAAAACAAAGTGCCACGCCTCAGCAACGACCGGAATGTGGCCGACGGGCTAACCAGCGCCGCGTCGGTATAA
- the dnaA gene encoding chromosomal replication initiator protein DnaA — translation MLKDCHTVWANCLRVIQATIGEQSFRTWFLPIAPVALQGNVLIIQVPSTYFYEFLEEHYVEELKRAIHQELGPDGRLEYSIVVDQGNSQNQPRTLNLPTTRKVAGPAPVATPAAALAAGPMSSSARNVAAAAAAPVAQTMLRNPFEASKAVDRHYLHSQLNGSYTFENYIEGDCNRLSRSAGLAVANKPGTTSFNPLMIYGGVGLGKTHLVQAIGNHIKASNSDKFVLYVSAEKFTNQFIESLRANAVQDFANFYLLVDILILDDVQFLSGKDKTQEMFFHIFNHLHQAGKQIVMTSDRPPRDLVGLEDRLLSRFKWGLTADLQSPDFETRMAIIQNKMQQDGIDIPPQVVEYLAHSVNTNVRELEGVLISLVAQSSLNRREIDLEMAKQALRHIIEEVEAEVNIDFIQKTCAEYFSVPLDLLKAKTRKKEVVTARQVAMYFAKEHTSHSLKSIGHHFGGRDHSTVIHSVQTVSDLIDSDKGFRGQIVELRKKFAGK, via the coding sequence ATGCTGAAGGATTGCCATACAGTCTGGGCCAACTGCCTTCGCGTCATCCAAGCTACCATTGGTGAGCAGAGCTTCCGAACGTGGTTTCTACCCATCGCTCCGGTGGCGCTGCAGGGGAACGTACTCATCATTCAGGTGCCGAGCACCTACTTTTATGAGTTTCTGGAGGAGCATTACGTTGAGGAACTGAAGCGCGCCATTCATCAGGAATTAGGGCCTGATGGCCGCTTGGAGTACAGCATTGTGGTGGACCAGGGTAACAGCCAAAACCAGCCCCGCACCCTCAATCTCCCAACCACTCGCAAGGTGGCGGGGCCCGCGCCAGTAGCTACGCCAGCCGCTGCTCTGGCTGCTGGCCCCATGTCGTCGTCGGCACGCAATGTAGCGGCGGCGGCGGCGGCTCCGGTTGCGCAAACTATGCTGCGTAATCCCTTTGAAGCCAGCAAAGCTGTTGACCGCCATTACCTGCATTCCCAGCTCAACGGCAGTTACACCTTCGAGAACTACATCGAGGGTGATTGTAACCGGTTGTCGCGCTCGGCAGGGTTGGCTGTGGCCAACAAGCCGGGCACTACCAGCTTCAACCCGCTCATGATTTATGGGGGCGTAGGTTTAGGCAAAACGCACCTCGTGCAAGCCATCGGCAACCACATCAAGGCCAGCAACTCCGACAAGTTTGTGCTGTATGTGTCGGCCGAGAAATTTACCAATCAGTTCATCGAGAGCCTGCGAGCCAATGCGGTGCAGGATTTCGCCAACTTTTACCTGTTGGTGGATATTCTGATTCTCGATGATGTGCAGTTTCTGTCGGGCAAAGACAAAACGCAGGAGATGTTCTTCCACATCTTCAACCACCTGCACCAAGCCGGCAAGCAGATTGTTATGACTTCCGACCGGCCTCCGCGTGATTTGGTGGGCTTGGAAGACCGGCTTCTTTCCCGTTTCAAGTGGGGCCTCACCGCCGATCTGCAAAGCCCCGACTTCGAAACGCGCATGGCCATCATTCAAAATAAAATGCAGCAGGATGGCATCGACATCCCGCCGCAGGTGGTGGAATACTTGGCGCACTCCGTTAATACCAACGTGCGTGAGCTAGAAGGGGTGCTGATTTCACTGGTGGCACAAAGTAGCCTCAACCGGCGCGAAATCGACCTGGAAATGGCCAAGCAGGCCCTCCGGCACATCATCGAGGAGGTGGAAGCGGAAGTCAATATTGATTTCATTCAGAAAACTTGCGCTGAATACTTCAGCGTGCCACTGGATTTGCTGAAGGCCAAAACACGTAAGAAGGAAGTGGTAACGGCGCGGCAAGTGGCCATGTACTTCGCCAAAGAGCACACCAGTCACTCGCTTAAGAGCATCGGCCACCACTTTGGCGGGCGTGACCACAGCACCGTGATACACTCCGTACAAACCGTTTCAGACCTAATTGACTCCGACAAAGGCTTTCGTGGGCAGATTGTAGAACTACGCAAGAAATTCGCGGGCAAATAG
- a CDS encoding 5'-nucleotidase C-terminal domain-containing protein: MHLFHSRLATLSLLAALTFSSSCQRASYVAKPVLPPVTAQPVGNTLPDDPTALATIVPYRQRVTEQMTAVIGTAPVALLKNSGESPLANFVADLQRSRASRELGQTIDLGVMTNGGLRAPLPAGQVTLGAVFELMPFENELVVLDAPAEVVQQLFDYGARVKMAFSGATYAVNPSGKATNIRINSQPFNPAQSRLYTIAISDYLAGGGDNMVFLKAIKPRGTGVLLRNAIADQIRELTKQGKLVEAKVENRVKSSNN; this comes from the coding sequence ATGCACCTGTTTCATTCGCGTCTCGCCACGCTAAGCTTACTAGCTGCGCTGACTTTCTCAAGTAGCTGCCAGCGTGCTAGCTACGTAGCCAAGCCAGTTCTGCCGCCCGTTACGGCCCAACCCGTAGGCAATACGCTTCCCGACGACCCAACCGCTCTGGCCACTATTGTCCCGTACCGGCAGCGCGTAACCGAGCAGATGACAGCCGTAATTGGCACTGCTCCCGTAGCACTGCTCAAAAATTCCGGCGAATCGCCACTGGCCAACTTTGTGGCTGATTTGCAACGTAGTCGGGCGAGCCGGGAGCTTGGCCAGACTATCGACTTGGGAGTAATGACCAACGGCGGTTTGCGTGCACCCTTACCGGCCGGGCAAGTTACCCTGGGGGCGGTGTTCGAGTTGATGCCGTTTGAGAACGAGCTAGTCGTGTTGGATGCTCCCGCCGAGGTGGTTCAGCAACTCTTCGACTATGGGGCCCGCGTGAAAATGGCTTTCTCGGGTGCCACCTACGCTGTCAATCCCAGTGGTAAAGCCACCAACATTCGCATCAACAGTCAGCCGTTCAATCCCGCCCAATCCCGCCTCTACACCATTGCCATCAGCGACTACCTCGCGGGCGGAGGCGACAACATGGTGTTCCTGAAAGCCATCAAGCCCCGCGGTACGGGCGTGCTGCTGCGCAATGCCATTGCCGACCAAATTCGAGAACTAACCAAGCAGGGCAAGCTGGTGGAAGCCAAAGTGGAAAACCGAGTGAAGTCAAGCAACAATTAG
- a CDS encoding bifunctional metallophosphatase/5'-nucleotidase codes for MNRREFLKHTGVGAAGVGLLGLSLPAVADAKPERLVILHTNDMHSRIEPFPDSATQYAGMGGMAHRATLIKQIREQEPHVLLLDSGDIWQGTPYFNFFMGELEYKLMSQMKYDASTLGNHDFDNGLEGLQKQLPNATFPFLVANYDFTGTILAGRFQPYKVFEKAGHRIGVFGLGIEMAGLVADKNFGATKYLDPIATAKEMVAKLRGPEKCDLVICLSHLGYKYQGPKVDDFKLAAGAPGIDLILGGHTHTFLDKPDVVTGPNNHQTLINQVGWSGINLGRLDYTFERGSRRPTVAAAAVVPVRVA; via the coding sequence ATGAATCGTCGCGAATTTCTCAAACATACGGGAGTAGGTGCCGCAGGCGTAGGACTGCTCGGCTTGAGTTTGCCGGCTGTTGCCGACGCCAAGCCGGAACGATTGGTGATTCTACACACCAACGACATGCACTCTCGCATCGAGCCATTTCCAGACAGTGCCACGCAGTACGCTGGCATGGGGGGTATGGCACACCGGGCCACGCTTATCAAGCAGATTCGGGAGCAAGAGCCCCATGTACTCCTGCTGGACTCCGGCGACATCTGGCAAGGAACGCCGTACTTCAACTTTTTTATGGGGGAGTTAGAGTACAAGCTCATGAGCCAGATGAAGTATGATGCCAGTACCCTTGGCAATCATGATTTCGACAACGGCTTGGAGGGCCTGCAAAAGCAACTGCCCAACGCTACTTTTCCCTTCTTGGTCGCCAACTACGACTTCACCGGCACCATTCTAGCTGGCCGCTTCCAACCCTACAAGGTATTCGAGAAGGCCGGACACCGGATTGGCGTGTTTGGGCTTGGTATCGAAATGGCCGGCTTGGTAGCCGACAAGAACTTCGGCGCTACCAAGTACCTCGACCCTATTGCTACGGCCAAGGAGATGGTAGCCAAACTGCGCGGTCCTGAGAAGTGCGACCTAGTTATTTGCCTTTCACACTTGGGCTACAAATACCAAGGCCCAAAGGTCGACGACTTCAAGCTAGCTGCTGGTGCTCCTGGCATCGACTTAATTTTGGGCGGCCACACCCATACTTTCCTCGACAAACCCGACGTTGTAACGGGACCCAACAACCACCAAACCCTCATCAACCAAGTAGGCTGGTCTGGTATCAATTTGGGCCGGCTCGACTATACGTTTGAACGGGGCTCGCGCCGCCCAACAGTAGCTGCTGCTGCTGTGGTACCCGTGCGGGTAGCCTGA
- a CDS encoding OsmC family peroxiredoxin, whose product MVNQRGNAVWNGDIKGSGNITTQSGTVSAPYSVGARFEGQKGTNPEELIGAAHAGCYTMFLTGQLTKAGAQVKQIRTESKVTLDTSGDVPKVVKIVLTTEGEVEGISQEEFQKQAENAKEHCPISQLLSAVPEMELASATLK is encoded by the coding sequence ATGGTCAACCAACGAGGCAATGCTGTTTGGAACGGCGACATCAAAGGCAGTGGCAACATCACCACCCAAAGCGGCACAGTTTCGGCTCCCTACTCGGTAGGAGCGCGCTTTGAAGGCCAAAAAGGCACCAATCCGGAAGAACTGATTGGGGCTGCTCATGCCGGCTGCTACACTATGTTCCTCACAGGTCAGCTCACCAAAGCCGGCGCCCAGGTAAAGCAGATTCGTACCGAATCGAAGGTAACGCTGGATACTTCAGGCGACGTACCGAAAGTGGTAAAAATCGTCCTCACAACGGAAGGAGAAGTGGAGGGCATCTCGCAGGAAGAATTTCAGAAGCAAGCTGAAAATGCCAAGGAGCACTGCCCTATTTCGCAGTTGCTGAGTGCCGTTCCCGAAATGGAGTTGGCCTCGGCTACGCTGAAGTAG
- a CDS encoding methylmalonyl-CoA mutase family protein: MPDTPRPASVSFSEFEPISTAAWQARIARDLKGADPATLRWQTPDGFTVEPFYHREALAALPEVPAPLLRPDTNGNTWRNVPTYSVPAGERGHATIQKAAEALARGADGAHFVLADATTFDVEFLHAHLPLDTTYIGYSLTGAPTAFVQRLLDTGTITLRGFLEFDPITNHLPNLKSQLHELRETLTLTQGMPEFRALTLQAAFYGNRGATVTQQVAFALATAAAYLSELPTETLTTAQVAAAMWVHVAINPNYFFEIAKLRALRRLWATLLHAYGLPSEVALPLFAETSSWSQTTLDAHTNLLRVTTEAMSAVLGGVDALSIRPFDCLFHDPNEFSNRLARNLSVLLREEVGLGQVQDVAAGSYYLETLTDTLAQEAWTLFQRIEAEGGLPTAIGTVMQELHTTAQAQFRRIATGEQVVVGTNKFQNTREHFDFNPKKLLRSREFDSTRATYPSEVLRLATSLHFERREKKKKRAAVVLLGSHTNQLIQESFLRLMPKQEQSALHDSHPVGTLSVLFSSTEEAILMYATPEQFGRFARYIYRIAEDDSTFVPPVLITADLATMQEAVRVFGFQEFTVQGYTTEEVLARLQGK, translated from the coding sequence ATGCCTGATACGCCCCGCCCCGCGTCTGTTTCCTTTTCCGAGTTCGAACCTATTAGCACTGCCGCGTGGCAGGCACGCATCGCGCGCGACCTAAAGGGTGCTGACCCAGCCACGCTGCGCTGGCAAACACCGGATGGTTTCACAGTAGAGCCGTTCTACCACCGTGAGGCGCTGGCGGCGCTGCCAGAAGTACCGGCTCCGCTGCTCCGCCCCGACACGAACGGCAACACCTGGCGCAACGTGCCCACGTACTCGGTGCCGGCCGGCGAACGAGGCCACGCCACCATCCAAAAAGCGGCCGAGGCCCTTGCCCGCGGCGCTGATGGTGCCCACTTCGTACTGGCGGATGCTACCACGTTCGACGTGGAATTTCTGCACGCGCATCTGCCCCTGGACACCACCTATATTGGCTATTCTCTTACGGGCGCACCCACCGCGTTTGTGCAGCGGCTGTTAGACACTGGCACAATCACGTTGCGCGGGTTTCTGGAATTCGACCCCATTACCAACCATTTGCCTAACCTGAAAAGCCAGCTGCACGAGCTACGCGAAACTCTGACGCTCACGCAAGGCATGCCCGAATTCCGGGCCCTGACGCTGCAAGCGGCTTTCTATGGAAACCGGGGCGCAACCGTAACGCAGCAAGTGGCTTTCGCGCTGGCTACTGCGGCTGCGTACTTGAGCGAGCTACCCACCGAAACGCTTACCACCGCTCAAGTGGCAGCGGCGATGTGGGTGCACGTGGCTATCAACCCCAACTATTTCTTCGAGATTGCCAAGCTACGGGCCCTGCGCCGGCTGTGGGCAACGCTGCTGCACGCGTATGGTTTGCCGTCCGAGGTGGCACTGCCGTTGTTTGCCGAAACATCGTCGTGGAGCCAGACTACGCTGGATGCGCACACCAACCTACTGCGCGTAACCACCGAGGCGATGAGTGCGGTGCTGGGGGGGGTTGATGCGCTGAGCATACGGCCCTTCGACTGCCTGTTTCACGACCCCAACGAATTTTCAAACCGCTTGGCCCGCAACCTCTCGGTGCTGCTGCGCGAAGAGGTAGGGCTAGGCCAGGTGCAAGATGTGGCGGCTGGCTCCTACTATCTGGAAACCCTCACCGACACCTTGGCGCAAGAAGCCTGGACCTTGTTTCAGAGGATTGAGGCCGAAGGGGGGCTGCCCACGGCTATTGGCACGGTGATGCAGGAGTTGCACACGACGGCCCAAGCGCAGTTCCGGCGTATTGCCACCGGCGAGCAGGTGGTAGTAGGCACCAACAAGTTTCAGAACACGCGCGAGCATTTCGACTTCAACCCGAAAAAACTGCTACGTAGCCGCGAGTTCGATTCAACACGGGCCACGTACCCATCGGAAGTGCTTCGGCTGGCAACCAGCCTGCACTTCGAGCGGCGGGAGAAGAAAAAGAAGCGGGCTGCTGTCGTGCTATTAGGGTCTCATACCAACCAGCTTATTCAGGAGTCGTTTTTGCGGTTGATGCCCAAGCAGGAACAATCGGCCTTGCACGATTCGCATCCCGTCGGGACACTGTCAGTGTTGTTTTCTTCTACTGAGGAAGCCATTCTGATGTATGCTACTCCCGAGCAGTTTGGCCGCTTTGCGCGCTATATCTACCGGATTGCGGAAGATGATTCAACCTTTGTGCCTCCGGTGCTGATTACCGCCGACTTAGCCACCATGCAGGAAGCCGTACGCGTGTTTGGCTTTCAAGAATTCACAGTACAAGGCTACACCACCGAAGAAGTATTAGCCCGGTTGCAGGGAAAATAA